The Streptomyces sp. JB150 genomic interval CCGTCGGGTGATCGGCCGGACGAGGGGTCCCGACCGGAGACGGACGCCGAGCGCCGCCGCCGGCGGGCGCAGTTCCTGCGGGAACTCGCCGAGGCCCGCGCACTCCGTGACCGCGTCCAGCCCCGCCGCGCGAAGGTGGCCCGGCTGCGCCACGCGATGCGTATGCGCACGTTCCGCTGGTAGCCGTCCCGCTCCCGCCACCCGTGGGAAGAACCGCGCCGCGAACGGGCGTTGTGGGGGTGGGCGTGCGTGGCGGATGCCGAAAGCCGCGTACGATCCGCAGGTGGCGGCAACGAGTCTGCTGGTGAGTCGTTCGCGGACGTGCGATCAAAACAGCCGGACACAGGGAGCCGAAGACGTCCCCTGAACGCTTTGTTTCTGCCACGATTCCGAGTGGGTGGGGCTCGGAGCCCTGAACTCCCCGCCCGAAACCTCCGCCGGGGGGACCCCCAACCGGCACGCCTATGACCAGTGGGAGAGTCACGGTGTACTTCGCCGCACTGCTCGCGCGCACCGAAGACGGGTGGGAAGCGAGCGACACAGAGCTCGACGATGTGGAGACCCTGTCGGATCTGGCCGACCTGGCCCGGGAAGCCTCTCCCGACGAGGACACGGTGCTCGTCCTGATCGAACAGGAGGACGCCTGGTTCGGCGTCGTCCGGGTCGACGGCGAGGACGACCCCCGGATCTACGTCTCGGAAGCCGCTGCGGCCGCCCGCAGCAGCTACGGCGAGATCCTGCTCACCGACGAACTGCTCGGCCGGGAGCCCGGCGACGACGACCCCGACCTCGACGCCCTCGACCTCGACGGCACCGAGGACGGCGAGCCGGAGACCTTCGACGCCGACACCGCCGACACGGCCGGCGGCACCACCGGTGAGACGGTGCCGCACGGTCCGGTGGGCGACGCCGGCCTCCTGGAGGACCTGGGCATCGACGCGAGGGAACTGCGGGCCCTGAAGGGAGACGCGCTCAACTCGATCGCCGACGCCCTGGGTGCCGCGGACGTCCTGGAGGCGGTGCGCTGACCACCGCCCCCGACACCGGCGGCGCACCGGACCCCGTGGACCCGGTGCGCGACCGCTGGCGCCACGCCATGCGCCTCGCCCTGGACGAGGCGCACCGGGCCGCCCGGGGCGGAGACGTCCCGGTCGGCGCCGTCGTCCTCGGCCCGGACGGTACGACGGTGCTCGCGACCGGCCACAACGAGCGCGAGGCCACCGGCGATCCGACCGCGCACGCGGAGGTGCTGGCCATCCGCCGGGCCGCCGCGCGGCTCGGCGAGTGGCGGCTGCCCGGCTGCACCCTGGTCGTCACGCTGGAGCCCTGCACGATGTGCGCGGGCGCCCTCGTGCAGTCCCGGGTGGACCGGGTGGTCTACGGCGCCCGGGACGACAAGGCGGGCGCGGCCGGCTCCCTGTGGGACGTCGTCCGCGACCGCCGGCTCAACCACCGCCCCGAGGTGATCGAAGGCGTGCTCGCCGAGGAGTGCGCGCGCCTGCTCACGGACTTCTTCCGCGCCCGCTGAGCCCTGTGAGCCCCGGTGACTCCCGTGCGCCGGGCGGGATGCCGGGCGGCACCCGGGAAACGGATTTCGGACCACGGCCCGGCGTGCTGTAAGGTCTCCCTCGGTAGCGTGTCCGAGCGGCCGAAGGAGCTCGCCTCGAAAGCGAGTGTGGCGCAAGTCACCGAGGGTTCAAATCCCTCCGCTACCGCCAGCGAAACCCCCTGAGCACCCCCGGTGCCAGGGGGTTTTCTCGTTCCCCGGCCCGGCCGGCGCCCCGCGATACGCGGCCGATGCGGGCACGGTGCGATCCGATAGCGGCGGCGATACCCGCCTCGCGGAAGCTCGACGCGTCCAGTCAGCGCACGAGGTCTTCGAGAGCGGGGGCGAGATGACGACGCCGGCCGACGGGCGGACGAACGGCACTGTGGTGCAGAAGTACGGCGGCAGTTCGCTGGCCACGGCCGGGCAGGTGCGCGCGGTGGCGCAGCGGATCGCGGCGGTCGCCGCGACCGGGCGGCGGGTCGCCGTGGTGGTGTCGGCCCAGGGCAAGACCACCGACGAGCTGCTCCGCGCGGCGAGCGAGATCAATCCGCGGCCCGACGGGCGGGAGCTGGACCAGCTGCTCGCCACGGGCGAGGCCGCCTCCGCCGCGCTGATGGCCATGGCCCTCCAGCACACCGGGGTGCCGGCGACCGCCCTGTCCGGGGCGCAGACCGGCATCCTCGGCTCCGGGCCGCACGGCTCCGGCGTCATCGCGGCCATCGACACCGAACGCATCGACCGGCTGCTCGACCGGGGCCGGGTGGTGGTGATCGCCGGGTTTCAGGCGATCGGCGCCGAGCTGGACATCATCACGCTGGGCCGCGGCGGCTCGGACACCACCGCGGTGGCCGTCGCCGCCGAACTGGGCGCGCGCCACTGCGAGATCTACACCGACGTGCCCGGCGTGAGATCTACACCGACGTGCCCGGCGTGCTCACCACCGATCCACGGCTGGTGCCCACCGCCCGGCTGCTGCCCGAGCTGGACATGGACGTGATGGCGGAGATGGCCTTCGCGGGAGCCAAGGTCATGCACTCGCGCGCCGTCGAACTCGCCGCGCTGTGCGGGGTCGACATCCACGTCGGGCACGCGGCCGGCTCCGGCATCGGGACCCGCATCCTCACACGAGACGGAGAGAGCATGCTTGAGACCCGGACCGCCGTCGTGGCGGTCGTCCACGACCAGGATGTCGCACGGGTCACCGTCCGCACCACGACCGGCCGGGAGCACGCTGCCCTCAGCGTCTTCCGCGCCCTGGGGCGGCAGTCCGTGCCGGCCGACATGACGACGGTGCTCAAGGAGAGCGACGGCGGCCACGCGGTCGCCGTGACCGTCCCGCACAACCGGGTGGAGGCGGTCCGCCGGTCGCTCGCGGACCGCGCGGAGGCGGTGGCCGTGGACACGTCCGTGGCCAAGGTGTCCATCGTCGGCACGGGACTGCTCAGCCGCCCGCAGTACGCCGAGCGCATGCTCTCCGTCCTCACCGGCCGCGGCATCCACGCCGGTGCGCTGTCCGCCTCCCAGTCGAGGGTGTCGGTCACCGTGCCCCGCGGCGAGGTGGAGCGGGCCGTACGGCTGCTGCACACCGAGTTCGGGCTCGACGCCGCGCAGGGCAGCGGTCCCCTTCCGCTGGCGGCCCGGCCGTGACCGGCAGGCCGGTGGCAGTCCCCCGGCGGTCGGGCCCCGCCCACCGTTCCGCGAAACCACTGGAGATTCGATGAACGCCTTTCTGCCCTTCGCCCGCAGGCTGCGGCTCCAGCGGCTGCACCGCCACACCCCGGACCGGCTGCTGATCGTGCCGCTGGACCACTCGGTCACCGACGGCCCCGTCACCGGCGGGAACCGGCTCAACGCGCTGGTGGGCGAGCTGGCATCGCACCACGTGGACGCGGTGGTGCTGCACAAGGGGTCGGTGCGGCAGGTCGATCCCGAGTGGTTCACCCGCACCTCGCTGATCGTGCACCTGAGCGCGAGCACCATCCACGCGCCCGACCCGAACGCCAAGTACCTGGTCTCCAGTGTCGAGGAGAGCCTGCGGCTGGGCGCCGACGCGGTCAGCGTGCACGTGAACCTGGGCTCGGACGCGGAGGCCCGGCAGATCGCGGACATGGCGGCGGTCGCCGAGGCCTGCGACCGCTGGAACGTGCCGCTGCTGGCGATGATGTACCCGCGCGGGCCCAAGATCGGCGACCCGCGCGACCCGGCCCTGGTGGCCCACGCGGTCCAGCTCGCCGCCGACCTGGGCGCCGACCTGGTCAAGACCCTCTACGTCGGTTCCGTCGCCGAGATGGCGGACATCACCCGGACCGCGCCGGTCCCGGTCGTCGTGGTGGGCGGCCCCCGCACCGACGACGAGGCGGCGACCCTCGCCTACGTCGAGGAGGCCCTGAGCGCCGGCGTGGCCGGTGTCGCCATGGGCCGCAACGTGTTCCAGGCCCCCGACCCGGGGGCCATGGCAGACAAGCTCTCCGACCTGATCCACGGCGGGCGGGCGGTCCGGCAGGACGGCCCCGCCAAAGGAGCCGTTGCCGCCTGAACCCGGCGCGGACAACGCGCAACGCACGCCGTACCGCCCTACTCACCCTCCGAAAGGTACGTCCATGAAGATCAGCTGGCTCGACATCCGTTCGCTCGGTGAGGCCCGCGACGCCATCGTGCAGGAGGCGCTCCACCACCGTGTGGAGGCGATCGTCGCCGACGATGTCGCGGACCTGAAGGACCTGCCGCCCACCGTGACCAAGGTGCTCTTCCCGCAGGGCAAGCCGCTGCCGGAGGACTTCGGTGACGCCTCCGTCGTCATCGTCGACCCCGCCCGGCACGGCGCCACCCCCGCCGAGCTGGCGCTGCGTCACCCCGACGTGGAGTTCGGGCGGTTCGTGGAGATCATCGACGCCCCGACCCTGGAGGACGCCTGCGAGTCGGCGCGCACCGAGAAGTGGAGCGTGCTGCTGTTCCGCGACCCGACCAAGATTCCGCTGGAGATCGTGATCGCCGCGGCGGCCCGGTCCACCGGCTCGCTGATCACCGTGGCCCAGGACGTCGAGGAGGCCGAGATCATCTTCGGCGTGCTGGAGCACGGCTCGGACGGCGTGATGATGGCCCCGAAGGGCGTCGGTGACACCGCCGCGCTCAAGCGGGCCGCGGAGGCCGACGTGCCCAACCTCAACCTGGTCGAACTGCGGATCGTGGAGACGACCCACATCGGCATGGGCGAGCGGGCCTGCGTGGACACCTGCACGCACTTCCGGGAGGACGAGGGCATCCTGGTCGGCTCGCACTCCAAGGGCATGATCCTCTGCGTCAGCGAGACCCACCCGCTGCCGTACATGCCGACGCGTCCGTTCCGGGTCAACGCCGGCGCCATCCACTCCTACACCCTGGGCAAGGACGAGCGCACCAACTACCTGAGCGAGCTGAAGGCGGGCAGCAAGGTGACCGCCGTCGACGTCAAGGGCAACACCCGGCTCGTCACCGTAGGCCGGGTGAAGATCGAGTCCCGTCCGCTGATCTCCATCGACGCCGAGGCGCCGAACGGGCAGCGGGTCAACCTGATCCTCCAGGACGACTGGCACGTGCGGGTGCTCGGCCCGGGCGGCGCGGTGCTCAACAGCACCGAGCTGAAGCCGGGTGACACCGTGCTCGGTTACCTGCCGAGCGAGGACCGGCACGTCGGCTACCCGATCGACGAGTTCTGCCTGGAGAAGTAGCACCGAGGCGGGCCGGGAGTCTCCCCCGCTCCCGGCCACCGCCCCCGGCCGCGCCGCCCCACCGGGGCCGGCGTGGCCGGGGGCGTTCTCACGCCCGCGCGGCGGTACGGCGGAACGCCGCGGCCGCGAGGACCACGGTGACGGCGCCCGTCACCCCGGCCAGCGCGAAGGCGGGGAAGCCCCACTCCTCACGCCCGCTCGCGATGAGGACACCGCCCAGCCAGGGGCTGAACACCGCGCCCAGCCGCCCAACGCCGCTCACCCAGCCGAGGCCGGGCGCCCGCAGCGTCTCGGGGTAGAGCCGGCCGGCCACCGCGTAGACCATCGTGGAGGCGCTGTAGAGCCAGACGCCGGTGACCGTGATCAGGGCGTACGTCACCGGTACCGGCAGCCGCACGGCGAGCAGCAGCAGGGCCGCGGCGGTGAGCAGGAACCAGGTGCCGGACACCGCGACGGGGCCGAACCGCACGGCCACCGTGCCGGCGATCAGCATGCCGACGATGCCGCCCGCGTTGACCGCCATGAGCAGGCCCACGGCAGAGCCGACCCCGTAGCCGGAGCTGCGCATCAGCTGGGGCAGCCAGGTGCTCACGCCGTAGACGAGCATCAGTCCGCACGCGGAGGCGGTCCACAGCAGCACCGTCGGCCACCGCCAGCCGGGGCCCACCAGCCGCCGCACCGCCGCCGCCCGGCCCGCCGGGGTGCCGGTTCGGGCGGGCGTCTCGGTGGGGGCGGGGACGCCGTAGCGGCGGGCCGTGGCGGCGGCGCGGGCGTGTTCGCCGCGGACGCGCAGCGCGGTCGGAGACTCGGGCAGGTGACGCAGGATCAGCGGTACGGCGACGACGGCGGGCAGCACACCGGCGGCGAACGCCCAGCGCCAGCCGTACTCCGGGGCCACGGCCAGTCCCAGCCCGGTCGCGGCCATGCCGCCGGCGTGGTAGCCCGACATCAGGATGCCGGTGGCCAGCGCGACCCGGCGGGCGGGGGTGAACTCGGCGACCACCGCGAGGCAGACGGGGATCAGCCCGCCCAGCCCGAGGCCGGTGAGCA includes:
- a CDS encoding ACT domain-containing protein — encoded protein: MLTTDPRLVPTARLLPELDMDVMAEMAFAGAKVMHSRAVELAALCGVDIHVGHAAGSGIGTRILTRDGESMLETRTAVVAVVHDQDVARVTVRTTTGREHAALSVFRALGRQSVPADMTTVLKESDGGHAVAVTVPHNRVEAVRRSLADRAEAVAVDTSVAKVSIVGTGLLSRPQYAERMLSVLTGRGIHAGALSASQSRVSVTVPRGEVERAVRLLHTEFGLDAAQGSGPLPLAARP
- the griH gene encoding 3-amino-4-hydroxybenzoic acid synthase, coding for MKISWLDIRSLGEARDAIVQEALHHRVEAIVADDVADLKDLPPTVTKVLFPQGKPLPEDFGDASVVIVDPARHGATPAELALRHPDVEFGRFVEIIDAPTLEDACESARTEKWSVLLFRDPTKIPLEIVIAAAARSTGSLITVAQDVEEAEIIFGVLEHGSDGVMMAPKGVGDTAALKRAAEADVPNLNLVELRIVETTHIGMGERACVDTCTHFREDEGILVGSHSKGMILCVSETHPLPYMPTRPFRVNAGAIHSYTLGKDERTNYLSELKAGSKVTAVDVKGNTRLVTVGRVKIESRPLISIDAEAPNGQRVNLILQDDWHVRVLGPGGAVLNSTELKPGDTVLGYLPSEDRHVGYPIDEFCLEK
- the tadA gene encoding tRNA adenosine(34) deaminase TadA — translated: MRLALDEAHRAARGGDVPVGAVVLGPDGTTVLATGHNEREATGDPTAHAEVLAIRRAAARLGEWRLPGCTLVVTLEPCTMCAGALVQSRVDRVVYGARDDKAGAAGSLWDVVRDRRLNHRPEVIEGVLAEECARLLTDFFRAR
- the griI gene encoding 2-amino-4,5-dihydroxy-6-oxo-7-(phosphonooxy)heptanoate synthase, with translation MNAFLPFARRLRLQRLHRHTPDRLLIVPLDHSVTDGPVTGGNRLNALVGELASHHVDAVVLHKGSVRQVDPEWFTRTSLIVHLSASTIHAPDPNAKYLVSSVEESLRLGADAVSVHVNLGSDAEARQIADMAAVAEACDRWNVPLLAMMYPRGPKIGDPRDPALVAHAVQLAADLGADLVKTLYVGSVAEMADITRTAPVPVVVVGGPRTDDEAATLAYVEEALSAGVAGVAMGRNVFQAPDPGAMADKLSDLIHGGRAVRQDGPAKGAVAA
- a CDS encoding MFS transporter, yielding MTSSTSPLAPHRERPARLLPATGTAVSVLALCWTAVFFDGFDVMVYGAALPYLLDDPEFGLDASGAGTVGSWTTFGMLLGALGCGSLTDRLGRRPVLVGCVLAFSLGSGVCALAPGVPVFAAGRLLTGLGLGGLIPVCLAVVAEFTPARRVALATGILMSGYHAGGMAATGLGLAVAPEYGWRWAFAAGVLPAVVAVPLILRHLPESPTALRVRGEHARAAATARRYGVPAPTETPARTGTPAGRAAAVRRLVGPGWRWPTVLLWTASACGLMLVYGVSTWLPQLMRSSGYGVGSAVGLLMAVNAGGIVGMLIAGTVAVRFGPVAVSGTWFLLTAAALLLLAVRLPVPVTYALITVTGVWLYSASTMVYAVAGRLYPETLRAPGLGWVSGVGRLGAVFSPWLGGVLIASGREEWGFPAFALAGVTGAVTVVLAAAAFRRTAARA
- a CDS encoding DUF4461 domain-containing protein, with translation MPAPDPSGDRPDEGSRPETDAERRRRRAQFLRELAEARALRDRVQPRRAKVARLRHAMRMRTFRW